A window of Malania oleifera isolate guangnan ecotype guangnan chromosome 2, ASM2987363v1, whole genome shotgun sequence genomic DNA:
GAGTCGTCGTATTGTAATTTGAGCTCCATGTTGTGGTTGAAGTATCATGACAGTATAAGGAGCATGAGTGTAGGAAGGTGATAGCTCAAGTGAGAAATGTTGAAGAATCATGGCCAAAGACACTTTTGCCTCAATCATGGCAAAATTTTGGCCTATACATGTCCTTGGTCCCCATCCAAATGGAAAGAAGGCAAGGTGGCTTTTAGATGCCTTTGAAACTCCATTAGAGAATCTCTCGGATTTAAATTCTTCAGCATCCTCTCCCCAGAGCTCTGGATCATGATTAGTAAGTAACAAAGGAAGTGTGATGTCAACACCAGCTGGGACGGAAATATCTCCTGTCTTTGTTTCCTTGTAAGCATGTTGATATAGAGCAATCGCAGGCGGATATAACCTTAAAACTTCATAAAGGATCATGGTCACCTGCAGGAAAAATCCAGTGTTATAATCATTCGTTGAGTTTCTTTTGCTTTCTGAAATAAAATGGTCATAAAATGAGTAGCATATAGGACTTGGGAAAAACCTAAGGTCAGCCATGCCTACAGTTAATTTTTATATGAATGCTAGTAGAAACCTATCAACCAGAATCAGTGTTGACAAAAATGTCTGGAGTAATCTTTCCTACTTTCGTTAGCCAAGTTTATTTTGAGTGAAGTGGAGAAGAACACTTACAATCTTTAGGTGACTAATAGCTTCAAAATCTGGATTCCCTTTCCTACAAATTTTTGCAACTTCTTCCCTTGCCTTCTCTTGCCAATCCGGGTGCATGGCCAAGACAATCGTTGTCCATGTAAGTAAGCTTGCAGTTGTTTCGTGACCAGCAAGGTAGAACAACTTGCATTCCTCTATTACTTCATCGATTGTCATTCCGTTGCATTTTGTGCCGCTGGTGTTTTCTGGGTAATTGCTCTGCTTATTGGATTGCAAGAGCAGGCCTAGCAAGTCATCTACCCTGGATTCCCCACTTTGCATTAATTCCTCTTTCCTCTCAACCAAATTCCTTAACATGGATGTGATCTTTTTGTCCAGCATCTTTCTTCTTCTATTCTTTTCTGTTGGGATAAATCTGTATAAAGAGAAAATTTACCTTTCAGAGTTCTAGCTTATATTATATTTCCAGGAGGACAAGACATTCACGCAGGAAAAAAGCCAATTTACTGTGTCAATTCTGTTCTTTACCTGTAACCAGGAATATATAGGGTCCGCATGGCTTCAATTGCTAGTACTTGCAGCTCCTTTTGAAGCTCAAGGATCTTCTTTCCTTCTTCATAGTTGCTCCCAAATGCTGTTCGGGATATGATATCGCCAGTAAGATCCTGAAATTCTGTCCAAACATCCACTCCGCAAGTTCCTTGGAGACTGGCTGATTTCTTCCATTGCTCTATCATTGTGCTGCAGCTGGCAGTGAATGCTGGTATCATGCCCTTTAAACAGGATATccaaaataaggaaaaaaaaaccaTAAGAGCCAGTCgcagaaagaaagaagaaagagtgGTGCAACAATGGTAGATCTTATGATTGATGAGTGGAAAGCTTATCATTCAACTGATGATCAGCCTAGAATGGCCTAAGatgggaaaaataaaaataaaaataaaaaatgtgacTTTCAGTCCTTTTCTATACGAGCCGTTGGAGCAACATATGGAAAATTTTGATTGGTTGGTTTGAGGTAAAGGATGTATTCCTAAAGGAGGATCAAAGCTATATATACTCTAGGAAAAATAATGGGGGAATTAAGAGTAGACTCAAAAGGGTTTACAGAAAAAGAACCTTCAATTTGTCTAGGTGAAAAGCTGGGTTGATTATCCTTCTGTGTTCTGCCCACACTTCACCTACTTGTGTTGCTAGTCCCCTTGATAGAATGAGAACGAAAGGGTTTAGTGGTGGCTTTTGAAGGTGACCTTGCttatt
This region includes:
- the LOC131148664 gene encoding cytochrome P450 CYP72A616-like; amino-acid sequence: MLAERTANKVQDMDFTPLSLVLLFSPFLLICCAVRFSYTIWWKPKWLEKRLRQQGIQGTPYRYLIGDMKELVNLTKEAWSKPINLNHQIVPRVDPFTHNIVHRYGNVSLSWNGKTPRLIIKDPEMMKEVMSNKQGHLQKPPLNPFVLILSRGLATQVGEVWAEHRRIINPAFHLDKLKGMIPAFTASCSTMIEQWKKSASLQGTCGVDVWTEFQDLTGDIISRTAFGSNYEEGKKILELQKELQVLAIEAMRTLYIPGYRFIPTEKNRRRKMLDKKITSMLRNLVERKEELMQSGESRVDDLLGLLLQSNKQSNYPENTSGTKCNGMTIDEVIEECKLFYLAGHETTASLLTWTTIVLAMHPDWQEKAREEVAKICRKGNPDFEAISHLKIVTMILYEVLRLYPPAIALYQHAYKETKTGDISVPAGVDITLPLLLTNHDPELWGEDAEEFKSERFSNGVSKASKSHLAFFPFGWGPRTCIGQNFAMIEAKVSLAMILQHFSLELSPSYTHAPYTVMILQPQHGAQITIRRL